One window of the Myxococcota bacterium genome contains the following:
- a CDS encoding TonB-dependent receptor produces MHLPSVAPFGRALRIAVLALAVAFGMAIGGASTSYAQDADLEDVLGGIGQDRVDDSAEPGAGEGTISGQIFDGASGLPLGGVTIIVLWPATGDGSERRQDVVVSDDGGFYEFGALPAGTYDLDFIKSGYRASKMQGFEVVAGVDNTADFPMPPVPTDAAGGGEVLDLEAFVVEASTVGEIMAALELRLESDQLLNILSAEDLSKFAASDVADALKRVAGVNIVEGQFAIIRGLEERYSSTLFNGAPVPSPDPDRQSVQLDLFPSDIVSSLEIAKTFAPESPSNSSGGSVDIATSGYPDTWTMKVSGGGGYHDRARREFLEYQENGGGGGPSPIGRSIDDADTNEYDVSAFLGGRQQLLGREVRLVASYSEELDFSTTVGQQQDFEPARFRDFPPSLARSGDLALGQLNLPGALWDLTQSTRQERTSWFFAGGLDLDTDGLHKVDATIFLTRSADESVERRENGRFPADIYAPLRGRSANEAVSQELIGRVAFSEWVGQAREDASTPVGRGQLWYAPVFEGRTFDRERELDLYQLNGEHDLGEIPFLEGLSLDWAANYATTRQEETQFNVRSFFEPDDAEFIEFLPPGSLPLRVDQLTPGQFSTRPDIVFGINEIDEDQIFGRADLEYAFEPLADLVVNLNAGVWYEFAERDVESRFSNTLSAVPGRPGVLGAGTIFAIQGRTIEEMGSRVFRGVGLDSPLDVRTSEGEREILAGHFGGKFTFFEDLDLLGGVRLEQLRIESNNDPFTGLCTDLRPTPDNQCAPGEAPIIFPSVYVLFDRLDNPSITDEMAFAGVPGLVNNDELVGITVTPDPATGFVDYRDAARINEVVNGEIDEFYTLPSLGFTYRFDTLSQAAGWTGFLEGLVLRGGYSETVARPSFRELGYYASLRSGEDQILLGNPQLQPSEVTSYDLRFEYSWNDYGDLFAVSGFIKDIENPIETVTVRDPFGIGIDTYRTFRNNPSDADLLGVELEGRLTLGVFSDLLEPLHRGNDVVTSVLDALSVGGNYTYIDAEVEQPPELRRALVPFFQARPQEAGQVQFFEYERTRRLTNQPEWIANADVSFDHPDWLTKVTLSIFAISDVLDSTAATDFNSSGALDSFQLDRYTDSFYQLDLVVSQGFAVPYIPGIFTVKGSAKNLTDSRRAILYDREQTVVDIEERRFKVGRDYSFALSYEIELGGVE; encoded by the coding sequence ATGCATCTCCCCTCCGTTGCGCCCTTCGGCCGCGCGCTGCGCATCGCCGTTCTGGCCCTCGCGGTGGCATTCGGGATGGCCATCGGAGGCGCCTCGACCAGCTACGCGCAGGACGCCGACCTCGAGGACGTGCTCGGCGGAATCGGCCAGGATCGCGTGGACGATTCTGCGGAGCCGGGGGCGGGCGAGGGGACGATCTCGGGCCAGATCTTCGATGGCGCGAGTGGTCTCCCCCTCGGCGGCGTCACGATCATCGTGCTCTGGCCGGCGACCGGCGACGGCAGCGAGCGCCGTCAGGACGTCGTCGTGTCCGACGATGGCGGCTTCTACGAGTTCGGAGCGCTGCCCGCCGGTACCTACGACCTCGACTTCATCAAGTCGGGCTATCGGGCGTCCAAGATGCAGGGGTTCGAGGTCGTCGCGGGCGTCGACAACACCGCCGACTTCCCGATGCCGCCGGTTCCGACCGACGCCGCCGGGGGCGGGGAGGTGCTCGATCTCGAGGCCTTCGTCGTCGAGGCGTCGACGGTCGGCGAGATCATGGCGGCCCTCGAGCTGCGCCTCGAGTCGGACCAGCTGCTGAACATCCTCTCCGCCGAGGACCTCTCGAAGTTCGCGGCCAGCGACGTCGCCGACGCCCTCAAGCGCGTGGCCGGCGTGAACATCGTCGAGGGCCAGTTCGCGATCATCCGCGGCCTCGAGGAGCGCTACAGCAGCACCCTCTTCAACGGGGCGCCGGTGCCAAGCCCCGACCCGGACCGCCAGTCGGTGCAGCTCGACCTGTTCCCGTCGGACATCGTCTCGAGCCTGGAGATCGCGAAGACCTTCGCGCCCGAGTCGCCGAGCAACTCGTCGGGCGGCTCGGTCGACATCGCGACGTCGGGCTACCCGGACACCTGGACCATGAAGGTGTCGGGGGGCGGTGGCTACCACGATCGCGCGCGGCGCGAGTTCCTCGAGTACCAGGAGAACGGCGGCGGTGGCGGACCGTCACCGATCGGACGCTCGATCGACGACGCGGACACCAACGAGTACGACGTGTCCGCGTTCCTCGGCGGGCGCCAGCAGCTGCTCGGCCGCGAGGTCCGGCTCGTGGCGAGCTACTCCGAGGAGCTCGACTTTTCGACCACGGTCGGCCAGCAGCAGGACTTCGAGCCCGCGCGCTTCCGCGACTTTCCGCCGAGCCTGGCGCGCAGCGGCGATCTGGCGCTCGGCCAGTTGAACCTCCCCGGCGCGCTCTGGGACCTCACCCAGAGCACGCGCCAGGAGCGCACCAGCTGGTTCTTCGCGGGCGGCCTCGACCTCGACACGGACGGGCTCCACAAGGTCGACGCGACGATCTTCCTGACACGGAGCGCCGACGAGAGCGTGGAGCGCCGCGAGAACGGGCGCTTCCCCGCGGATATCTACGCGCCGTTGAGGGGACGGTCGGCTAACGAGGCAGTCAGCCAGGAGCTGATCGGCCGCGTGGCCTTCTCGGAGTGGGTGGGACAGGCACGCGAGGATGCGTCGACCCCGGTGGGCCGCGGCCAGCTCTGGTACGCGCCGGTCTTCGAGGGGCGCACCTTCGACCGCGAGCGCGAGCTCGATCTCTACCAGCTGAACGGCGAGCACGACCTCGGCGAGATTCCGTTCCTGGAGGGGCTGAGCCTGGACTGGGCCGCCAACTACGCCACCACGCGTCAGGAAGAGACCCAGTTCAACGTCCGCTCCTTCTTCGAGCCCGACGACGCCGAGTTCATCGAGTTTCTGCCGCCCGGGTCGCTGCCCTTGCGGGTCGACCAGCTCACGCCCGGCCAGTTCTCGACGCGGCCCGACATCGTCTTCGGCATCAACGAGATCGACGAGGACCAGATCTTCGGGCGCGCCGATCTCGAGTACGCGTTCGAGCCTCTCGCCGACCTCGTGGTGAATCTGAATGCGGGCGTCTGGTACGAGTTCGCCGAGCGCGACGTCGAATCGCGCTTCAGCAACACCCTCTCGGCGGTCCCGGGAAGGCCTGGAGTGCTCGGCGCTGGAACGATCTTCGCGATCCAGGGCCGTACGATCGAGGAGATGGGCTCACGCGTCTTTCGGGGTGTCGGGCTGGACTCGCCCCTCGACGTTCGCACCAGCGAAGGCGAGCGCGAGATCCTCGCCGGTCACTTCGGCGGCAAGTTCACCTTCTTCGAAGATCTGGACCTGCTCGGCGGCGTGCGCCTCGAGCAGCTGCGGATCGAGTCGAACAACGACCCGTTCACGGGGTTGTGTACCGATTTGAGACCGACCCCGGACAACCAGTGTGCGCCTGGCGAGGCGCCGATCATCTTCCCGAGCGTGTACGTGCTCTTCGACCGACTGGACAACCCGAGCATCACGGACGAGATGGCCTTTGCTGGGGTTCCGGGGCTGGTGAACAACGACGAGCTCGTGGGGATCACCGTGACGCCCGATCCCGCGACCGGCTTCGTCGACTACCGCGACGCCGCTCGCATCAACGAGGTGGTGAACGGCGAGATCGACGAGTTCTACACGCTGCCGAGCCTGGGCTTCACCTACCGCTTCGACACCCTGAGCCAGGCGGCTGGCTGGACGGGCTTCCTCGAGGGGCTCGTCCTGCGCGGGGGGTACTCGGAGACCGTGGCCCGGCCGTCCTTCCGCGAACTCGGCTACTACGCCTCGCTGCGCTCGGGCGAAGACCAGATCCTGCTCGGCAACCCCCAGCTCCAGCCTTCGGAAGTGACCAGCTACGACCTCCGCTTCGAGTACTCCTGGAACGACTACGGCGACCTCTTCGCGGTCAGCGGCTTCATCAAGGACATCGAGAACCCGATCGAGACCGTGACGGTCCGCGACCCGTTCGGGATCGGGATCGACACGTACCGGACCTTCCGCAACAACCCCTCGGACGCCGACCTGCTGGGCGTCGAGCTGGAAGGGCGGCTCACCCTAGGGGTCTTCTCGGATCTCCTCGAGCCCCTGCACCGCGGCAACGACGTCGTGACCAGCGTGCTCGACGCGCTCTCGGTCGGCGGCAACTACACCTACATCGACGCCGAAGTGGAGCAGCCGCCGGAGCTGCGCCGCGCGCTGGTTCCCTTCTTCCAGGCGCGCCCCCAGGAGGCGGGTCAGGTGCAGTTCTTCGAGTACGAGCGCACGCGGCGCCTCACGAACCAGCCCGAGTGGATCGCCAACGCCGACGTCAGCTTCGACCACCCGGACTGGCTGACGAAGGTGACGCTGTCGATCTTCGCGATCAGCGACGTGCTGGATTCGACGGCCGCGACCGACTTCAACAGCTCGGGTGCGCTCGACTCCTTCCAGCTCGACCGCTACACGGACAGCTTCTACCAGCTCGATCTGGTCGTGAGCCAGGGATTCGCGGTGCCCTACATCCCCGGCATCTTCACGGTGAAGGGCAGCGCCAAGAACCTCACCGACTCGCGACGCGCCATCCTCTACGACCGCGAGCAGACCGTCGTCGATATCGAGGAGCGTCGCTTCAAGGTGGGCCGCGACTACTCCTTCGCGCTCTCCTACGAGATCGAGCTGGGCGGCGTCGAGTAG
- a CDS encoding glycosyltransferase family 4 protein, which translates to MTALRIAFVALGFPPDVGGTELYNAEYARQLAARGHDLRLFTWSEGRPAERTADAAFDFPIQRVPLLRVGAGFSSSGLEVWLREVAPDVVFVSRASRLLERVVPVAYPFAPVVVSVHELGGKHTRRGPIGRWRVRRRYGLHGATRIVVNSQNTADRVATLRPNAPIEVVHPGVDTAAFTPDPSARAAAREKLGLGERPVLLTVSRIAANKGHVRVIEAMAQLRDAFPDLLYLIVGTGGEQAALEARAAALGLGSAVRFEGGVPDTREYYRAADCYVMPSGRTAPGKAGEGFGISYVEAGSSGLPVIASASGGGTEIVVDEHTGYLVDPHDVSALAGALRRVLADPERARAMGEVGRERCARFDWERGTDALEATLLRATGRQA; encoded by the coding sequence GTGACGGCTCTGCGCATCGCCTTCGTGGCGCTCGGATTCCCGCCGGATGTGGGCGGCACCGAGCTCTACAACGCCGAGTACGCGCGGCAACTTGCGGCGCGTGGGCACGACCTGCGCCTGTTCACCTGGAGCGAGGGCCGTCCCGCCGAGCGCACGGCGGACGCCGCCTTCGACTTCCCGATCCAGCGGGTGCCGCTCTTGCGGGTGGGCGCCGGCTTCTCGTCGTCGGGTCTCGAGGTCTGGCTGCGCGAGGTCGCACCGGACGTGGTGTTCGTGTCGCGCGCCTCGCGGCTCCTCGAGCGCGTGGTTCCCGTGGCCTACCCGTTCGCGCCGGTCGTGGTCTCGGTGCACGAGCTCGGCGGCAAGCACACGCGTCGCGGACCGATCGGTCGCTGGCGGGTGCGGCGTCGCTACGGCCTGCACGGCGCGACCCGGATCGTCGTCAACAGCCAGAACACCGCCGACCGCGTCGCGACCCTGCGGCCGAACGCCCCGATCGAGGTCGTCCACCCCGGCGTCGATACCGCGGCCTTCACCCCCGACCCGTCGGCCCGCGCCGCGGCGCGCGAGAAGCTGGGGCTCGGCGAGCGACCCGTGCTGCTGACCGTTTCCCGGATCGCCGCGAACAAGGGGCACGTCCGCGTCATCGAGGCGATGGCTCAGCTGCGCGACGCCTTCCCGGATCTGCTCTATCTGATCGTCGGGACGGGGGGTGAGCAGGCGGCGCTCGAGGCGCGCGCCGCCGCCCTCGGTCTGGGGTCTGCGGTGCGTTTCGAGGGCGGCGTCCCCGACACCCGTGAGTACTACCGCGCCGCGGACTGCTACGTGATGCCCTCGGGTCGCACGGCGCCAGGGAAGGCCGGCGAGGGTTTCGGCATCTCGTACGTCGAGGCCGGTAGCTCTGGACTCCCGGTGATCGCGAGCGCGAGCGGCGGTGGCACCGAGATCGTGGTCGACGAGCACACCGGTTACCTCGTCGACCCCCACGATGTCTCGGCGCTCGCGGGCGCACTGCGCCGCGTACTCGCCGACCCCGAGCGGGCCCGCGCGATGGGTGAGGTAGGCCGGGAACGCTGTGCGCGTTTCGACTGGGAGCGCGGCACCGATGCCCTCGAAGCGACGCTGTTGCGCGCGACCGGGCGCCAGGCGTGA